From Xiphophorus couchianus chromosome 23, X_couchianus-1.0, whole genome shotgun sequence, one genomic window encodes:
- the LOC114138843 gene encoding protocadherin alpha-C2-like translates to MEGFICCLDWRRYVLTIFVCFAAIKSAFAVTHYSVPEELEEGSVVANLAGDLGLDVKKLIERKMRLDTIGSRKYLDVNKETGELFIVERIDRESLCPAKTSCYLKMEAIIENPKRIFYIELEIMDINDNAPHFRRDTIDLDISEATQAGERFSVSNAVDPDVGSNDLKTYHLSDSDFFTIEIQTGRDGSKFPDLILKKKIDREEQAVHNLILTAVDGGLPSRSGTASIIVHVLDTNDNAPKFKPENYEVSVLENSPIGSRVIHLNATDVDDGLNSELIYSYSLYTSEKTQETFKLNPTTGEITVKGVLNYEDFRIYDMEVIATDKGVSALSGQCKIKILVEDMNDNHPHISIKSFQSPVSENIELDTVIAVVSVSDKDSGDNGQVDLHIPENMPFKLRESSDNYYELVVSEPLDREKVPEYEITFTVTDRGSPPLSDNETMTLELLDVNDNVPQFSQSFYTIRVMENNAPGSLLSSLTAFDPDLHENQYLVYFIIEKEIANTSMSMLFSINPENGNLYALKTFDYEIEKEFLFHIEARDSGSPPLSSNVTVHIIIVDQNDNAPVIVSPWRAHGSVVEEKMPRSTDKGSLVAKVIALDTDSVHNSRITYQFLQVTDASLFSLDQYNGEIRTMRMFSYKDSRHHRLVVVAKDNGQPALSATVTIKLLTVETDVKAYSDMTEMPLEYDIFSDINLYLVIGLASVSFLLLITILVTIVLKCQKPKHSKTAPPSRNSVISERNSTIADSTLVSNDAYWYSLFLAETRKGKLVVRQPVPKGSRYIVSSIPRGTGLSETSDSAASTLQVGQV, encoded by the coding sequence ATGGAAGGTTTTATCTGCTGTCTAGATTGGAGAAGGTATGTTCTGACAATTTTTGTCTGCTTTGCTGCAATTAAATCCGCGTTTGCAGTGACACACTATTCTGTTCCGGAAGAACTGGAAGAAGGCTCCGTAGTCGCAAATCTCGCTGGAGATTTAGGACTAGATGTAAAGAAATTGATCGAGCGAAAAATGCGCCTGGACACCATAGGAAGTCGGAAATATTTGGACGTGAACAAAGAAACAGGGGAGCTGTTCATTGTCGAGCGAATTGATAGAGAATCTCTCTGCCCCGCCAAGACGTCGTGTTATCTGAAAATGGAGGCTATAATTGAAAACCCCAAACGGATATTTTATATCGAGTTGGAGATAATGGACATTAATGATAACGCACCTCATTTCAGGAGAGACACAATAGATCTAGATATTTCAGAGGCAACACAGGCTGGCGAGCGGTTTTCTGTGAGCAACGCAGTTGATCCAGATGTGGGTTCTAATGATCTCAAAACATATCATCTGAGCGACAGTGATTTTTTTACGATAGAAATTCAGACTGGGAGAGATGGATCAAAATTTCCTGacttgattttgaaaaaaaaaattgatcgAGAAGAGCAAGCGGTTCATAATTTAATACTCACAGCTGTAGATGGTGGCTTACCGTCTCGTTCTGGAACAGCGAGCATTATTGTCCATGTTTTAGATACAAATGACAACGCCCCTAAATTCAAACCAGAGAACTATGAAGTTAGCGTACTAGAAAATTCTCCCATTGGAAGTAGGGTAATTCATCTTAATGCGACTGATGTAGACGACGGATTAAATTCAGAATTAATATATTCATATAGTTTGTACACATCAGAAAAAACGcaggaaacatttaaattaaacccAACAACAGGTGAAATAACAGTGAAAGGTGTGTTGAATTATGAAGATTTTAGGATCTACGACATGGAAGTTATAGCAACTGATAAAGGAGTTAGTGCACTTTCAGGacaatgtaaaattaaaattcttgtAGAGGACATGAATGACAACCATCCACATATTTCAATTAAATCCTTTCAGAGTCCAGTCAGTGAGAACATAGAGTTAGACACAGTGATAGCTGTAGTTAGTGTGAGTGATAAAGACTCAGGTGATAATGGACAGGTTGATCTTCATATTCCAGAGAACATGCCTTTCAAACTGAGGGAGTCTTCTGATAACTATTATGAGTTAGTGGTGTCAGAGCCATTAGACAGAGAGAAGGTCCCAGAATATGAAATCACCTTCACTGTCACAGACAGAGGGTCTCCTCCACTATCTGACAATGAAACTATGACTTTGGAGCTGCTGGATGTTAATGACAATGTTCCTCAGTTCTCCCAGTCATTTTATACCATACGTGTCATGGAGAATAACGCACCTGGCTCCTTGCTCAGCTCACTAACTGCATTTGATCCTGACCTCCATGAAAACCagtatctagtttatttcaTCATAGAGAAGGAGATTGCCAACACTTCCATGTCTATGCTGTTCTCCATCAATCCAGAGAACGGGAATCTTTATGCACTGAAAACCTTTGACTATGAGATTGAGAAGGAGTTTCTTTTCCACATTGAGGCCAGAGACTCTGGTTCTCCTCCTCTCAGCAGTAATGTGACCGTCCACATCATCATTGTTGACCAAAATGACAACGCTCCAGTTATTGTCTCTCCTTGGCGCGCTCATGGCTCAGTGGTGGAGGAGAAGATGCCCAGATCCACTGATAAAGGATCCCTGGTGGCTAAAGTGATCGCCTTAGACACAGACTCTGTGCACAACTCTCGGATTACCTACCAGTTTCTCCAGGTGACTGATGCTTCCTTGTTCAGCTTGGACCAATACAATGGAGAGATCAGGACTATGAGGATGTTCAGTTACAAAGACTCACGCCACCACAGACTGGTTGTTGTTGCCAAGGACAACGGGCAACCTGCTCTCTCTGCTACAGTCACCATCAAGCTGCTGACAGTGGAGACTGATGTTAAGGCCTACTCTGACATGACTGAGATGCCTCTGGAATACGACATCTTTTCAGACATCAACCTGTATCTGGTCATCGGTCTGGCCTCGGTGTCATTTCTCCTGCTCATCACCATCCTGGTCACCATCGTGTTGAAGTGTCAGAAACCCAAACACAGCAAAACTGCTCCTCCCAGCAGGAACAGTGTGATCAGTGAGAGGAACTCCACCATCGCAGACTCCACTCTGGTCTCCAACGATGCCTACTGGTACAGTCTGTTTCTAGCAGAGACCAGGAAAGGAAAGCTGGTGGTCAGACAGCCTGTGCCAAAGGGCTCCAGATACATCGTGTCCAGCATCCCGAGAGGGACAGGACTGTCAGAGACTAGTGACTCAGCTGCTTCTACTCTGCAGGTAGGACAAGtataa
- the LOC114138842 gene encoding protocadherin alpha-C2-like yields the protein MVRAITKGERYVQLLFIIFTFARNISTAVTHYSIPEEMKEGSVVANLASDLSLDVATLNRRRMRVDIIANKKYLDVNKETGELYIVEKIDRELICPTKSSAPCYLRLEIILENPVRIFNIEVEILDMNDNAPQFRRDVIHLDISEATPKGERFSLSNAADPDVGANSLKTYELSESEHFNIEVQTGRDGSKFADLILKKPLDREKQAAHNLMLTAIDGGTPARSGTASVIIRVLDTNDNAPTFDKPSYNVKFFENDPIGSLVVHVKAVDLDEGSNSEVTYSYSLYTSEKTQETFNLNPTTGEVTVKGMLNYEDFRIYDMEVIATDKGVNSLSGQCTIKILVEDMNDNHPEISIKSFQSPVSENIELDTVIAVVSVSDKDSGDNGQVDLHIPENMPFKLRESSDNYYELVVSEPLDREKVPEYEITFTVTDRGSPPLSDNETMTLELLDVNDNVPQFSQSFYTIRVVENNAPGSLLSSLTAFDPDLHENQYLVYFIIEKEIANTSMSMLFSINPENGNLYALKTFDYEIEKEFLFHIEARDSGSPPLSSNVTVHIIIVDQNDNAPVIVSPWRAHGSVVEEKIPRSTDKGSLVAKVIALDTDSVHNSRITYQFLQVTDASLFSLDQYNGEIRTIRMFSYKDSRHHRLVVVAKDNGQPALSATVTIKLLTVETDVKAYSDMTEMPLEYDIFSDINLYLVIGLASVSFLLLITILVTIVLKCQKPKHSKTAPPSRNSVISERNSTIADSTLVSNDAYWYSLFLAETRKGKLVVRQPVPKGSRYIVSSIPRGTGLSETSDSAASTLQVRDMM from the coding sequence ATGGTTCGCGCAATAACAAAGGGAGAGAGGTATGTCCAGCtcctctttattatttttaccttcGCCCGGAACATATCGACGGCAGTGACTCATTATTCTATACCAGAAGAAATGAAAGAGGGATCGGTTGTTGCCAATCTTGCTTCAGATCTTAGCCTGGACGTGGCCACACTGAATCGAAGAAGAATGCGAGTTGATATCATCGCTAACAAGAAATATCTGGATGTGAACAAAGAGACCGGGGAGCTGTATATTGTGGAAAAAATTGACAGGGAACTCATTTGTCCCACAAAATCTTCAGCGCCTTGCTACCTACGATTAGAAATAATCCTAGAAAATCCAGTGCGAATTTTCAACATAGAAGTAGAGATTTTGGATATGAATGACAACGCACCACAATTTCGAAGAGACGTCATACATTTAGACATATCTGAGGCTACGCCTAAAGGAGAGCGATTTTCGCTCAGTAATGCAGCTGATCCTGATGTTGGAGCAAATTCGTTGAAGACGTACGAGCTCAGTGAAAGCGAACATTTTAATATTGAGGTTCAAACGGGGAGAGACGGGTCAAAATTTGCAGATTTGATCCTTAAAAAACCATTAGATCGGGAGAAGCAGGCGGCTCATAATCTAATGCTGACAGCCATAGATGGGGGAACACCTGCTCGATCTGGCACCGCGAGTGTTATTATTCGCGTTTTAGATACGAATGATAATGCGCCCACATTTGACAAACCCAGTTATAAtgtaaaattttttgaaaatgaccCAATTGGAAGCCTTGTTGTTCATGTTAAGGCAGTAGATTTAGATGAAGGTTCAAATTCTGAAGTAACATACTCATATAGTCTTTATACATCAGAAAAAACgcaagaaacatttaatcttaATCCAACAACAGGTGAAGTTACTGTAAAAGGAATGCTCAACTATGAAGATTTTAGGATTTATGACATGGAAGTCATAGCAACAGATAAAGGAGTGAATAGTTTATCAGGACAATGTACAATAAAGATCCTAGTTGAAGACATGAATGACAACCACCCAGAAATATCAATTAAATCCTTTCAGAGTCCAGTCAGTGAGAACATAGAGTTAGACACAGTGATAGCTGTAGTTAGTGTGAGTGATAAAGACTCAGGTGATAATGGACAGGTTGATCTTCATATTCCAGAGAACATGCCTTTCAAACTGAGGGAGTCCTCTGATAACTATTATGAGTTAGTGGTGTCAGAGCCATTAGACAGAGAGAAGGTCCCAGAATATGAAATCACCTTCACTGTCACAGACAGAGGGTCTCCTCCACTATCTGACAATGAAACTATGACTTTGGAGCTGCTGGATGTTAATGACAATGTTCCTCAGTTCTCCCAGTCATTTTATACCATACGTGTTGTGGAGAATAACGCACCTGGCTCCTTGCTCAGCTCACTCACTGCATTTGATCCTGACCTCCATGAAAACCagtatctagtttatttcaTCATAGAGAAGGAGATTGCCAACACCTCCATGTCTATGCTGTTCTCCATCAATCCAGAGAACGGGAATCTTTATGCACTGAAAACCTTTGACTATGAAATTGAGAAGGAGTTTCTTTTCCACATTGAGGCCAGAGACTCTGGTTCTCCTCCTCTCAGCAGTAATGTGACCGTCCACATCATCATTGTTGACCAAAATGACAACGCTCCAGTTATTGTCTCTCCTTGGCGCGCTCACGGCTCAGTGGTGGAGGAGAAGATCCCCAGATCCACTGATAAAGGATCCCTGGTGGCTAAAGTGATCGCCTTAGACACAGACTCTGTGCACAACTCTCGGATTACCTACCAGTTTCTCCAGGTGACTGATGCTTCCTTGTTCAGCTTGGACCAATACAATGGAGAGATCAGGACTATAAGGATGTTCAGTTACAAAGACTCACGCCACCACAGACTGGTTGTTGTTGCCAAGGACAACGGGCAACCTGCTCTCTCTGCTACAGTCACCATCAAGCTGCTGACAGTGGAGACTGATGTTAAGGCCTACTCTGACATGACTGAGATGCCTCTGGAATACGACATCTTTTCAGACATCAACCTGTATCTGGTCATCGGTCTGGCCTCGGTGTCATTTCTCCTGCTCATCACCATCCTGGTCACCATCGTGTTGAAGTGTCAGAAACCCAAACACAGCAAAACTGCTCCTCCCAGCAGGAACAGTGTGATCAGTGAGAGGAACTCCACCATCGCAGACTCCACTCTGGTCTCCAACGATGCCTACTGGTACAGTCTGTTTCTAGCAGAGACCAGGAAAGGAAAGCTGGTGGTCAGACAGCCTGTGCCAAAGGGCTCCAGATACATCGTGTCCAGCATCCCGAGAGGGACAGGACTGTCAGAGACTAGTGACTCAGCTGCTTCTACTCTGCAGGTGAGAGACATGATGTAA